TTTCTTGTCACTTACAGGCCATTCTCACTCAGATCGATCTCAATTAAGCACTTGTTTATTGGTTCGCCAACCCAACTTTGGGAGGCAGCTGATCTCCCTCTCCATCTTCATCTCCACCTCCAACAGAGTGATCACTCTGTCTCTGGTTATCCACTTCAGGTGGAGGTTTGAATCCTAAAAAGGTGGATCTATACTCTTCATGAGTGAGATCCGAAAAGACATTGAGACCCAGTTTGTAGGAGTGATTACCAGCGTTGTGCTCGTC
This portion of the Dioscorea cayenensis subsp. rotundata cultivar TDr96_F1 chromosome 3, TDr96_F1_v2_PseudoChromosome.rev07_lg8_w22 25.fasta, whole genome shotgun sequence genome encodes:
- the LOC120254749 gene encoding actinidain-like encodes the protein MASESQSSTPSIPIRSESELKTLHEEWLIKQNKSYKSEAEKEERFKIFKDNLKYIDEHNAGNHSYKLGLNVFSDLTHEEYRSTFLGFKPPPEVDNQRQSDHSVGGGDEDGEGDQLPPKVGLANQ